A window of Solanum stenotomum isolate F172 chromosome 3, ASM1918654v1, whole genome shotgun sequence contains these coding sequences:
- the LOC125859809 gene encoding K(+) efflux antiporter 5 has product MERIVVRREKLRPWIFLFLSVVYSGRMTLAARSEKEIRARFYGNLVNSSAPVTNDGTIAKMFDRVLEKEFSENDQPEGSDGRSFNSTVADETGVLETVAKITHEKIKKNETQQTNDTRSFKLQDVFSLENEGSDDVTTLIDKKDNVFVMSNKKSKYPVLQVDVRLISDLVVVIVSAAIGGIIFSCLGQPVIVGYLLAGSLIGPGGLKFISEMVQVETVAQFGVVFLLFALGLEFSLTKLKVVGPVAVLGGLLQIVILMFLCGTTAMLCGANLSEGVFVGCFLSMSSTAVVVKFLVEKNSNNALHGQVTIGTLIFQDCAVGLLFALLPVLGGNSGLLHGIISMGKVLLILSMYLSVASILTWSFVPRFLKLMIRLSSQTNELYQLAVVAFCLLSAWCSDKLGLSLELGSFVAGVMISTTDFAKHTLDQVEPIRNLFAALFLASIGMLIHVQFLWTHVDILLASVILVIVFKTTVATVITKVFGYNIRTSIIVGLLLAQIGEFAFVLLSRASNLHIVQGKMYLLLLGTTALSLVTTPVLFKLIPAIMHLGVLMHWFPVENVAPDEEKVAMIDTHNRVL; this is encoded by the exons ATGGAGAGGATTGTGGTGAGAAGAGAGAAGCTTCGACCATGGATATTTCTCTTCCTGTCGGTTGTTTATTCTGGGAGGATGACCTTAGCGGCCAGATCTGAAAAGGAGATTAGGGCAAGGTTTTACGGTAATTTAGTAAATTCGTCCGCTCCCGTAACTAATGATGGCACTATTGCCAAAATGTTCGATCGTGTTCTCGAGAAAGAGTTTTCTGAAAACGATCAGCCTGAAG GTTCTGATGGACGCAGCTTTAACAGTACGGTTGCTGATGAGACG GGAGTCCTGGAGACGGTAGCCAAAATTACCCATGAGAAGATCAAGAAGAATGAGACACAACAGACAAA TGATACTAGATCATTCAAATTACAAGACGTTTTCTCCCTTGAAAATGAAGGTTCTGATGATGTTACCACATTGATTgacaaaaag GATAATGTGTTTGTCATgtcaaataagaaatcaaaatatcCGGTGCTTCAAGTTGATGTGAG ACTTATCTCAGACTTGGTGGTGGTTATAGTCTCTGCTGCCATTGGTGGAATCATCTTTTCTTGTTTAGGACAACCG GTTATTGTCGGTTATCTTCTTGCTGGCTCATTAATTGGACCAGGGGGTTTGAAATTCATCAGTGAAATGGTACAG GTTGAGACCGTTGCTCAGTTTGGAGTTGTCTTCCTTCTATTTGCTTTAGGTCTGGAGTTTTCCTTGACAAAG ctaaaagttgttggtcctgtTGCTGTTCTTGGAGGGTTGCTTCAAATTGTTATCCTTATGTTTCTGTGTGGCACAACTGCAATG TTATGTGGTGCAAACTTGTCAGAGGGAGTGTTTGTTGGTTGCTTCCTATCAATGTCATCAACGGCAGTG GTGGTGAAATTTCTGGTTGAGAAAAACAGCAACAATGCTCTTCATGGTCAAGTGACAATCGGAACATTGATTTTTCAG GACTGCGCTGTTGGCTTATTATTCGCTTTGCTTCCTGTTCTTGGAGGTAACAGTGGGCTTTTGCATGGAATTATCTCTATGGGAAAAGT GCTGCTGATCTTATCCATGTACCTCAGTGTTGCATCAATTTTAACTTGGTCATTTGTTCCACGTTTTCTGAAGTTAATGATTCGGTTATCTTCTCAA ACCAATGAATTATATCAGCTTGCGGTGGTGGCATTCTGCTTATTATCTGCTTGG TGCAGTGATAAGCTGGGCCTTAGTCTTGAGCTGGGTTCATTTGTAGCCGGAGTTATGATATCCACAACTGACTTTGCAAAACATACCTTGGACCAG GTGGAACCAATCCGTAATCTCTTTGCAGCTCTCTTTCTCGCTAGTATTGGAATGCTGATACATGTACAGTTCCTTTGGACACATGTGGATATTTTGCTTGCTTCCGTTATCCTGGTTATAGTTTTTAAGACTACTGTAGCCACTGTGATTACAAAGGTTTTTGGATATAACATTAGGACGTCAATTATT GTTGGACTTTTGCTTGCACAAATTGGGGAATTCGCATTTGTGCTCTTGAGTCGTGCCTCGAACCTGCATATTGTTCAG GGCAAGATGTACCTCCTCCTTCTCGGAACAACTGCTCTAAGTCTT GTCACAACCCCTGTCTTGTTCAAGTTGATACCTGCTATCATGCACCTGGGAGTTCTTATGCACTGGTTTCCTGTGGAAAATGTCGCACCAGATGAG GAGAAAGTTGCAATGATTGATACGCACAACAGAGTATTGTAA